From Thermoanaerobaculia bacterium, a single genomic window includes:
- a CDS encoding FG-GAP repeat protein, which translates to MRKSPQRPASRFALAGMLALLACLWSAGRANAAASVGLSTVQSRLLANPSIAQWTAEAGDSFADVLATGDFNGDGADDLAVGIPNDNGLHGATANSGLVVVWYGTPGEGLQSVVWNVLRIAIPQENARFGAALAAGDFDGDGFDDLAVGAPGFDFTTGNQDTANYGMVRIHRGSATGLEEISPETLDSRGYGGAQQHFGQSLAVGDFNGDFLDDLAVGAPQANWAIDGTTVPGGVVYVQHGPDLISTQWYRFSQYMDEIPDIFEANDLFGFSLAVGNFNRDGICSPACANYDDLAIGVPGEDGQGKVLVLFGSEWSLLAGSAHWFGEGELGGTAGPGQFGRTLATGDFDGDLADDLAVGAPFKSVSGAAAAGQVTTLFGSVIAINGSWFDVAATRWLTQTTFYGAGANAASDQFGWSLASGDFDRDGVDDLAVGHIGEDVVPGGSNLGAFTILTGSGANPRGPGRTFRLFGAGYAGMPIPWADWDNFGWSLATGDFDGNLHDDLVVGVPFHDVASVGTEVGAAVVLRGALFADSLDWDGSLLFWSEVAP; encoded by the coding sequence ATGCGCAAATCTCCCCAACGTCCCGCATCCCGTTTCGCCCTGGCCGGGATGCTGGCCCTGCTCGCCTGCCTCTGGAGCGCCGGGCGCGCCAACGCCGCGGCCTCGGTCGGGCTCTCGACCGTGCAGAGCCGCCTCCTCGCCAACCCCTCGATCGCCCAGTGGACGGCCGAAGCCGGCGACTCCTTCGCCGACGTGCTCGCCACCGGCGACTTCAACGGTGATGGCGCCGACGACCTCGCGGTGGGCATCCCCAACGACAACGGCCTGCACGGCGCGACCGCCAACAGCGGACTCGTCGTCGTCTGGTATGGCACTCCCGGAGAAGGACTGCAATCAGTGGTCTGGAACGTCCTGCGGATTGCGATCCCGCAGGAGAACGCCCGCTTCGGCGCTGCGCTCGCCGCCGGCGACTTCGATGGCGACGGCTTCGACGACCTCGCGGTAGGGGCGCCAGGCTTCGACTTCACCACCGGCAATCAAGACACCGCAAACTACGGGATGGTCAGGATTCACCGCGGCAGCGCCACCGGGCTCGAGGAGATCAGCCCCGAGACGCTGGATTCGCGCGGCTACGGCGGAGCGCAACAGCACTTCGGTCAGAGCCTCGCGGTCGGCGACTTCAACGGCGACTTCCTCGACGACCTCGCGGTCGGAGCGCCGCAGGCGAACTGGGCGATCGACGGCACGACCGTCCCCGGCGGAGTTGTCTACGTCCAGCACGGCCCGGATCTCATCTCCACGCAGTGGTACCGCTTCTCGCAGTACATGGACGAGATCCCCGACATTTTCGAAGCGAACGATCTCTTCGGCTTCTCCCTCGCCGTGGGCAACTTCAACCGCGACGGCATCTGCTCGCCGGCCTGCGCCAACTACGACGATCTCGCCATCGGGGTTCCGGGAGAGGATGGACAGGGCAAAGTCCTCGTGCTCTTCGGCAGCGAGTGGAGTCTGCTCGCCGGCAGCGCGCACTGGTTCGGCGAAGGGGAGCTCGGCGGAACCGCTGGCCCGGGGCAGTTCGGACGCACGCTCGCGACCGGCGACTTCGACGGCGATCTGGCCGACGATCTGGCGGTCGGCGCGCCGTTCAAGTCGGTGAGTGGGGCAGCGGCCGCAGGGCAGGTCACCACCCTCTTCGGCAGCGTGATCGCCATCAACGGCTCCTGGTTCGACGTCGCCGCCACCCGCTGGCTGACGCAGACGACGTTCTACGGCGCGGGCGCGAACGCCGCCAGCGATCAATTCGGCTGGAGCCTCGCCAGCGGCGACTTCGATCGCGACGGCGTCGATGACCTCGCGGTCGGGCATATCGGCGAGGACGTGGTCCCCGGCGGCAGCAACCTCGGCGCCTTCACGATTCTCACCGGGAGTGGCGCGAACCCTCGGGGGCCTGGCCGCACCTTTCGCCTCTTCGGCGCCGGCTATGCCGGCATGCCGATCCCGTGGGCCGATTGGGACAACTTCGGCTGGTCTCTCGCGACGGGCGACTTCGACGGCAACCTTCACGACGACCTCGTCGTGGGAGTCCCATTTCACGATGTCGCGAGCGTCGGCACCGAAGTCGGCGCCGCGGTGGTGCTGCGAGGGGCGCTCTTCGCCGACAGCCTCGACTGGGACGGCAGCCTCCTCTTCTGGTCCGAAGTGGCGCCCTGA